In Vibrio gangliei, a single window of DNA contains:
- the recG gene encoding ATP-dependent DNA helicase RecG produces the protein MQPKILSSIPLTSLSGVGAKVAEKLAKIGLHSVQDLLFHLPLRYEDRTRIFPIAKLHAGLFVAIQGRVMSCDTHFGRKKMLTVKVSDGNGTLTLRFFNFNAGMKNSFAEGRPLYAYGEIKRGNMGLEIVHPDYHFLSGSEAPQLEQSLTPIYPTTEGLRQNTLKNLTDQALELLDSAAVSELLPSGLYDHQITLNQALHIIHRPSPDIDLQQFELGKHPAQRRLIIEELLAQNLSMLDVRSQGQQDAALPLNCQGELKQTLLSTLPFSPTRAQARVVQEIEQDLRQPHPMMRLVQGDVGSGKTLVAVLAATHALEQGYQVALMAPTELLAEQHALNFAQWLEPLGIPVGWLAGKLTGKAKQTQLDRISSGEAKMVVGTHALFQEHVEFDHLALVIIDEQHRFGVHQRLELREKGKKQGTYPHQLIMTATPIPRTLAMTAYADLETSIIDELPPGRTPIQTVAIADTRRNDIIERVRVACAQEGKQAYWVCTLIDESEVLEAQAAADTAEELQRQLSELNIGLVHGRMKPAEKQQVMQQFKQGDLHLLVATTVIEVGVDVPNASLMIIENPERLGLAQLHQLRGRVGRGSVASHCVLLYHAPLSKTAQKRLGVLRESNDGFVIAQKDLEIRGPGEVLGTKQTGLADFKIADLLRDQYLIPEVQRIARHLHQQYPQHAKAIIERWLGDRSGYVKA, from the coding sequence ATGCAACCAAAAATCCTTTCATCTATCCCTTTAACTTCGCTGTCGGGCGTAGGGGCTAAGGTGGCTGAAAAGCTAGCGAAGATTGGTTTGCATTCGGTTCAAGATCTACTGTTTCATTTGCCGCTGCGCTACGAAGATAGGACCCGCATTTTTCCCATAGCCAAATTACACGCAGGCTTATTTGTTGCCATTCAAGGCCGAGTGATGAGTTGCGATACTCACTTTGGTCGCAAAAAAATGCTCACAGTCAAAGTCAGCGACGGCAATGGCACGCTCACTCTGCGCTTTTTCAATTTCAATGCAGGGATGAAAAACAGCTTTGCTGAAGGTCGCCCTCTCTATGCTTACGGTGAAATCAAACGTGGCAACATGGGGCTGGAAATTGTCCATCCCGATTATCACTTTTTATCGGGGAGTGAGGCACCGCAATTAGAACAAAGCCTGACACCGATTTACCCAACCACCGAAGGGCTGCGTCAAAACACACTCAAAAATCTCACGGACCAAGCACTGGAATTATTAGACAGCGCCGCCGTCAGTGAACTCTTACCCAGCGGTTTGTACGATCATCAAATCACGCTCAATCAAGCGCTGCATATTATTCATCGCCCTTCACCAGATATCGACTTACAGCAATTTGAGCTTGGCAAACATCCAGCCCAACGTCGCTTAATCATCGAAGAATTATTGGCGCAAAACCTGTCGATGCTCGATGTACGCAGTCAAGGCCAGCAAGATGCGGCACTGCCACTCAACTGCCAAGGTGAACTAAAACAGACATTGCTCTCAACGTTACCGTTTTCTCCAACCCGTGCTCAAGCGCGCGTGGTGCAAGAAATAGAACAGGACCTACGCCAACCTCATCCTATGATGCGTTTAGTGCAAGGCGATGTGGGCTCCGGCAAAACCTTAGTTGCAGTACTGGCCGCCACACATGCACTTGAACAAGGCTATCAAGTAGCATTAATGGCCCCTACCGAATTACTTGCCGAACAGCACGCGCTCAACTTTGCTCAATGGTTAGAACCGCTCGGCATTCCGGTTGGTTGGCTCGCTGGTAAACTCACCGGTAAAGCCAAACAAACTCAACTTGACCGAATTTCCTCAGGTGAAGCCAAAATGGTGGTCGGCACGCACGCGCTGTTTCAAGAGCATGTCGAATTTGATCATTTGGCCTTAGTGATCATTGATGAACAACACCGATTTGGTGTCCACCAGCGTTTAGAGTTACGCGAAAAAGGCAAGAAGCAAGGCACCTATCCGCATCAATTGATCATGACCGCAACACCGATCCCGCGCACCTTAGCCATGACCGCTTATGCCGATTTAGAAACCTCGATCATCGATGAACTTCCGCCGGGACGCACGCCGATCCAAACCGTGGCAATTGCCGATACCCGCCGCAACGACATCATTGAGCGAGTACGAGTTGCCTGTGCACAAGAAGGAAAACAAGCGTATTGGGTTTGTACTTTAATTGATGAATCAGAAGTGTTGGAAGCGCAAGCCGCGGCCGATACCGCCGAAGAACTGCAGCGTCAATTATCCGAACTCAACATTGGCTTAGTGCATGGCCGTATGAAACCGGCTGAAAAGCAACAAGTGATGCAACAATTTAAACAAGGCGACTTGCATTTACTGGTCGCCACTACGGTGATTGAAGTTGGGGTGGATGTGCCCAACGCCAGCTTGATGATCATCGAAAACCCAGAGCGCCTAGGCTTGGCGCAACTTCATCAATTGCGTGGCCGTGTTGGTCGAGGCTCCGTCGCCAGCCATTGTGTATTGCTCTATCACGCTCCGCTGTCTAAAACGGCGCAAAAACGCCTTGGGGTACTACGTGAAAGTAACGATGGCTTTGTCATTGCGCAAAAAGATCTCGAGATCCGCGGCCCCGGTGAAGTGCTTGGCACCAAACAAACCGGTCTTGCCGACTTTAAGATCGCCGACCTATTGCGTGATCAATATTTGATCCCTGAAGTGCAGCGAATTGCACGTCACCTACATCAGCAATATCCACAACATGCCAAAGCGATCATTGAGCGATGGTTGGGAGATAGAAGTGGGTATGTGAAGGCGTAG
- a CDS encoding uracil-xanthine permease family protein has product MTTPQTPRPTELVYQLNDRPPLPQTIFAALQHLLAMFVAVITPSLIICQSLGVPADQTNTIISMSLFASGICSFIQIRTIGPIGSGLLSIQGTSFNFLGPIIGAGLSLKAGGASIETMMAAIFGTILVASSAEILLSRILQYAQKIITPLVSGIVVTLIGLTLIQIGLVSIGGGYGAMENSTFGSLDNLALAGIVLALIVVLNRAKNPYLRVASIVIAMFVGCIVAYFMGMLNLNDSAQHDLIALPIPMQYGLGFDWSLFIPLVLIFLITALEAIGDITATSEVSGEPVDGPVYLKRIKGGVLADGLNSAIAAVFNSFPNSTFSQNNGIIMLTGVASRYVGYFISAMLILLGLFPGVASFVQLIPEPVLGGATIVMFGTIAAAGVRIISRVDLDRRAILIMALSFSMGLGIAQKPEILQFMPEFIKSIFSSGVAAGGITAIVLSMVLPATKEEK; this is encoded by the coding sequence ATGACTACGCCGCAAACACCTCGCCCCACTGAATTGGTTTATCAACTCAACGACCGTCCACCACTGCCACAGACGATCTTTGCTGCGCTGCAACACTTGCTCGCTATGTTTGTAGCCGTTATTACTCCCTCTTTAATTATTTGCCAGTCGTTGGGTGTACCGGCCGATCAAACCAATACCATCATCAGCATGTCACTATTTGCATCAGGCATTTGTTCATTTATTCAAATTCGTACCATTGGCCCGATTGGCTCAGGTTTACTTTCGATTCAAGGCACCAGCTTCAACTTCTTAGGTCCAATTATTGGTGCGGGCTTATCTTTAAAAGCAGGCGGCGCGTCGATTGAAACTATGATGGCAGCAATTTTTGGCACCATTCTAGTAGCTTCCAGTGCCGAGATTTTGCTATCACGCATTTTGCAATACGCACAAAAAATCATTACTCCACTTGTTTCAGGCATTGTGGTTACTCTGATTGGTTTAACCCTGATCCAAATCGGCTTGGTCTCGATTGGTGGCGGCTATGGCGCGATGGAAAACAGCACCTTTGGCAGTTTAGATAACCTAGCTCTAGCCGGTATTGTGCTGGCGCTGATTGTGGTGTTAAACCGCGCTAAAAACCCGTATTTACGTGTCGCTTCGATTGTGATTGCCATGTTTGTTGGCTGCATTGTGGCTTACTTCATGGGCATGCTAAACCTCAATGACAGCGCTCAACATGACCTCATCGCGCTTCCTATTCCAATGCAATATGGCCTTGGTTTTGATTGGTCATTGTTCATTCCATTAGTCTTGATTTTCTTAATCACGGCACTTGAAGCGATTGGTGATATTACGGCTACTTCGGAAGTTTCTGGCGAGCCAGTTGATGGCCCAGTGTACTTAAAACGCATTAAAGGCGGCGTGCTTGCTGATGGTTTGAACTCAGCGATTGCGGCGGTATTTAACAGCTTCCCGAATTCCACGTTCAGCCAAAACAACGGCATCATTATGCTAACCGGTGTGGCTAGCCGCTATGTCGGTTACTTCATCTCTGCCATGTTGATTTTATTAGGGTTATTCCCAGGCGTCGCTAGCTTTGTACAACTTATTCCTGAGCCAGTATTGGGCGGCGCAACCATTGTGATGTTCGGTACCATTGCCGCAGCGGGCGTGCGTATTATCTCGCGTGTGGATTTAGACCGTCGCGCCATTTTAATCATGGCACTGTCGTTTTCGATGGGATTAGGCATTGCGCAAAAACCAGAGATTCTTCAGTTTATGCCTGAATTTATTAAGAGCATTTTCTCATCAGGCGTAGCGGCAGGCGGGATCACAGCGATTGTGTTGAGTATGGTGCTGCCAGCGACGAAGGAAGAAAAATAG
- the envZ gene encoding two-component system sensor histidine kinase EnvZ, with the protein MLRFRSSRTQTVFFLVLLLIASQVLSYLIVFNYALLPSLKQFNRILSHEVRVMLDEEDMLKNSDINERPFRRELLAELGVSIYPDSSPEAQEFYHASVIDFLSEEMGEQVGSPTEVRLILGKESYVLWLKIDDLPNRLIRIPLTELTEKDFAPLFRNSLLIALVLIAGMWFFMRLQNRPLVALEAAAKKVGKGEIPEPVPEKGSTEILAVTKAFNQMSKGIQALEEDRALLMSGISHDLRTPLTRIRLATEMMSPEDDYLAESMIKDTEECNEIISQFMDYLKPAQVHDHKPIDLNQIVSDVVMAEQDKHSTEFELQVANNIRHALGEAVAMKRVVSNLIVNAIRYGDGWIRVSTGMTADSKLVWVTVEDNGPGIDKAKLDSLFEPFTRGDAARGSSEGAGLGLAIVKRIVSQHQGAILVTNRSEGGLKVQISFPTAKKKKG; encoded by the coding sequence ATGCTTCGTTTTCGCAGTTCTCGAACTCAAACCGTTTTTTTCTTAGTGCTATTGCTGATTGCCAGCCAAGTGTTGTCATACTTGATCGTGTTTAACTACGCATTGTTGCCGAGTCTAAAACAGTTCAACCGTATTTTGTCTCATGAAGTGCGGGTGATGCTGGATGAAGAAGACATGCTCAAAAATAGCGATATTAATGAGCGACCATTTCGACGGGAACTTTTAGCCGAACTTGGGGTGTCGATTTATCCTGATTCCAGCCCAGAAGCGCAAGAGTTTTATCATGCCTCGGTGATTGATTTTCTGAGTGAAGAAATGGGGGAACAAGTGGGCTCACCGACCGAAGTCCGACTTATTCTTGGCAAAGAAAGTTATGTGCTGTGGCTGAAAATTGATGATTTGCCTAACCGTTTAATTCGTATTCCACTAACCGAATTGACTGAAAAAGACTTCGCACCTTTATTTAGAAATAGCTTATTGATTGCTTTGGTGTTGATTGCCGGTATGTGGTTCTTTATGCGTTTGCAAAATCGCCCGCTGGTGGCATTGGAAGCCGCGGCGAAAAAGGTCGGTAAAGGTGAAATTCCAGAGCCGGTGCCAGAAAAAGGTTCAACTGAAATTTTGGCGGTAACCAAAGCGTTTAACCAAATGTCGAAAGGCATTCAGGCGTTAGAAGAAGACCGCGCGCTATTGATGTCTGGCATCAGCCATGACTTACGCACGCCGTTAACTCGTATTCGCTTAGCCACTGAAATGATGTCGCCAGAAGATGATTATTTGGCAGAAAGCATGATTAAAGACACCGAGGAGTGTAACGAGATCATCAGCCAATTTATGGATTATTTAAAACCGGCTCAAGTGCATGATCATAAACCGATCGATTTGAATCAGATTGTGTCCGATGTGGTGATGGCGGAACAAGATAAGCACAGCACCGAATTTGAACTGCAAGTCGCCAATAATATTCGTCATGCGCTCGGTGAAGCCGTGGCAATGAAACGAGTGGTGTCCAATTTGATTGTTAATGCCATTCGCTATGGTGATGGTTGGATTCGCGTTTCAACCGGTATGACCGCCGATAGTAAACTGGTTTGGGTCACGGTAGAAGATAACGGCCCAGGTATTGATAAAGCCAAATTAGATTCATTGTTTGAACCCTTTACTCGAGGTGATGCAGCTCGCGGCAGCAGTGAAGGCGCAGGCTTAGGTTTAGCGATAGTGAAGCGTATCGTTAGCCAGCATCAAGGTGCAATTTTGGTGACTAACCGCAGCGAAGGCGGCTTGAAAGTGCAGATTAGTTTTCCAACCGCGAAGAAGAAAAAGGGGTAA
- the greB gene encoding transcription elongation factor GreB, giving the protein MKTKLITREGYNKLKAEHDHLWHEKRPEITKIVTWAASLGDRSENADYQYNKRLLRQIDRRVRFLRKFLPEVTVVDYSPQQEGKVFFGAWVEIENEAGDIKKFRIVGPEEIYGDAKDYISIDSPMARALLKKEVDDDVVVKTPDGDKEWFINQIYYEKA; this is encoded by the coding sequence TTGAAAACCAAGCTGATCACCCGAGAAGGGTACAACAAGCTCAAAGCGGAACATGACCATCTGTGGCATGAAAAACGCCCAGAAATCACTAAAATAGTTACTTGGGCGGCCAGTCTTGGAGATCGCTCTGAGAATGCTGACTATCAGTACAATAAACGTTTATTACGTCAAATTGATCGCCGTGTGCGCTTTTTACGTAAATTCTTACCCGAAGTGACCGTGGTGGATTACTCGCCGCAGCAAGAAGGCAAAGTGTTTTTCGGCGCTTGGGTAGAAATTGAAAATGAAGCGGGTGATATCAAGAAGTTTCGCATTGTCGGCCCTGAAGAAATTTATGGTGATGCCAAAGATTACATCTCAATTGACTCACCCATGGCGCGCGCTTTGCTGAAAAAAGAAGTGGATGATGATGTGGTGGTGAAAACCCCCGACGGTGATAAAGAGTGGTTTATCAATCAAATCTATTATGAAAAAGCATAA
- the ompR gene encoding osmolarity response regulator transcription factor OmpR, whose product MQQENYKILVVDDDARLRSLLERYLAEQGFQVRSVANAEQMDRLLTRENFHLMVLDLMLPGEDGLSICRRLRKDNNQLPIVMLTAKGDEIDRIVGLEVGADDYLPKPFNPRELLARLRAVLRRQSVEAPGAPSSDEEIVEFGEFTLNLGTREMFRGEESMPLTSGEFAVLKILVTHARTPMSRDKLMNMARGREYSAMERSIDVQISRLRRMLEEDPSHPRYIQTVWGLGYVFVPDGKKV is encoded by the coding sequence ATGCAACAAGAAAATTATAAAATTCTAGTGGTTGATGACGATGCTCGTCTGCGTTCATTGCTAGAGCGTTATTTAGCAGAGCAAGGCTTTCAAGTTCGTAGCGTGGCGAATGCTGAACAAATGGATCGTCTGTTAACGCGCGAAAACTTCCACTTGATGGTGTTGGATTTGATGCTACCCGGTGAAGATGGTTTATCGATTTGCCGCCGTTTGCGTAAAGACAATAACCAGCTGCCTATCGTCATGCTGACCGCGAAAGGCGATGAGATTGATCGCATCGTTGGCCTGGAAGTCGGTGCGGATGATTACTTGCCAAAACCATTTAATCCTCGTGAATTACTGGCTCGTTTGCGTGCAGTATTGCGTCGTCAATCGGTAGAAGCCCCAGGTGCGCCAAGTTCAGATGAAGAAATCGTTGAATTTGGTGAGTTCACCTTAAACCTAGGTACGCGTGAAATGTTCCGCGGTGAAGAGTCAATGCCACTGACTTCCGGTGAGTTTGCGGTATTGAAGATCCTCGTGACCCACGCTCGCACGCCAATGTCGCGTGATAAGCTAATGAACATGGCTCGTGGCCGTGAATATTCAGCGATGGAGCGTTCTATCGACGTTCAAATTTCACGCTTGCGCCGCATGTTAGAAGAAGACCCAAGCCACCCACGTTATATTCAAACGGTGTGGGGATTGGGTTATGTGTTTGTGCCGGATGGTAAAAAAGTGTAA